Below is a genomic region from Primulina eburnea isolate SZY01 chromosome 9, ASM2296580v1, whole genome shotgun sequence.
aataaatattttaataaaaaactaatatgaagaataattaagaaaaagataacttgtatttgtaaaaaataataattttaaagagAGTTCAGATATAATGAATGATgacttctttatttgaatatgttgtttacaaattattataattctagACCCAATATTATGACAAGCGGTTTAGGACGGTACGATTcgtggcaaaaaaaaaaaaaaccgaaccACATATGCAATGCAAtttatgattaatatttttaatcgcggtttttataaaatatcatGAAAAACGATGTGGTGCAATCCAGTTCGAACGGTTCCAAcggttaataaaaaaatttgatcaccCCTACTCGGAGCGATTAGGTTTGATTATTTTGAATGACTCAAATTATTGACTTTAAAATATCGGCTAAACTGATGATACTAAAAACTCAAATTTAACGAATATTCAGCAGCCCTACTCACATTCAGAAACATGATAACGAACATTTCTTACGAGTTCTTAAACATGATAAAAAGAAAAGCCCCACAGATTCTTGCTCCACTTGGAAACATGTTCTTTCCGAGTACAGGAAAGTTGAAACAAAGTTCCCTTTTTGCACATTCACAGTGTTGCAATTATATACAAATgcaaaaaaaatacatatatacacacacacacacacacacacacaaatgcaagactaattaaaattaatcatacatatatatatatatatacatatttatatatatatatatatatatatatatatatattatatatatatatatatatatatatatatatagagcacAAGAAAACAGATGCACAAACTTACTCACGCGAATCCGGGGGCGAACTACTTGGTCGTGTGGGTGCACTAGAAGACGTAGATGATGTAAATGATGAATTTCCACTAGCAGATTGAGAAGTACTAGATGATGAGAATAGACTGTTGAATGGCCATGGAAGGGGTACCGAAAATCGTCTCCAATTATCGTTTCTGTCATCCCCACCAACCCCATCACGTGGATTATCGTTGTTTCTGGATTCATTGCTGTCATAACTATTGTTTCTCGACATGTCTGATTCAATCTTGGGCTCATCACAAGGTAATTGATACCTGCAGATGGGACACGAGCTATGCAGCTCGAGCCATGGTAAGATGCACCCTTTGTGGAACCTATGCCTACACGGCATCTCCTTCACGTCGGCCCCAATTTCACAATCCTCCAAACAGACAGAACACTGGATTATCTCATCATTTTTAACAGCGACCAATGCTTCCACGGCCTCTTTTCGAGCTGGTGGTGTTCCATACTGGTTCGGATTATTATCTGCCAAATGCTGCAGTAGTAAGTCTAAACCAGGACCAACAAAATAATCGCCCAAAGAGCCAATCGTTGCATGGTTCTGAGAATCATTATTAGGGTCAAATGAACCACGGAAAACGATAGTTTGATTGAAGGGGTTGATCAAGACCACACGCTCTCCATCCTGAACATGATCCATATCTCTATTCTGTGGATCAATTTCCAAGTTCCTGGCATCAGCTATCATTCCTGCTCGTACTCCCTGGAGAAGATGAAGAATCGTAGCTGAGTTTCTCCTCCTCCTCCGTATCACGGACTCCAGCTGATCAAGTTCCATCTCCCCATTGTTACGTCGGTGACGATTTACATAGCCATCAAGATCATCATTGTCCTCGAATTCCAATCTCCTTGATCGAGGACGACGAGGATTACCCATCATACCAAGCAAGATAGGGGCCCAAAGGGAGAGGGCATCATCAGGATCTGACCCTCCAAGCCCAAAATCAGGAGGGCTATCATTTCCTGGAGCAGTGGCAGATGCCATTTCTTCAACAAAGCCACTTCGACAAAATGGACATTTTACCGTCTCAATCTCCCTAACCGGATTCACCACCTGTGAACACATATGACACCAATATCTTGAATCCTCAACTTCGTCCATTTTTTAATTCAGATTTTTTTATTTGCTTTCTCGTGCTTGCTCCCCTGATAACAAAAAACAAGATttccattttaaaaaaaaatatatcagttAAAGCAGTCAACTTTGTCCATGACAAAATCAAGCTCTCTCGGAGAATTTCAATGTTTTCTCATTTGAGGTAGATGGATTCTAACTACCCAGACAACAGAATCTTTAAACGAAAGAATGGAAGGAAAGAACAAGATCAAATTGAGGGATCAAAATCCATCCATCAGGACAACAAGATGATATCTTTAACCGAGATCTTTAAAAACTTGATATATCTATACCAgaaaaatacaatcaaaatatttttataaaaaaatcatttcactGTCTTACCCTTTGAGACCACCCAGAACCAATCAATTATAGACTAGGATAACAAGATTCCAGAGATGGTAAAATCCAACCAGAATGACGGTCCGTGGATCTTGAAGAACAACTTTTTTGATGGTTAAATAATACTATGACATTAACAATCAATCCAACTTCAAGATTCAACCTTCAAAGGGTAGGTGAAACAGAGTAAAATAAGGCGGCATATTGCGTAAAAATCTGTTgaataaaaaacatatatatgcTAGAATTAAAAATAGCCCATTTCACCAAATAAAGAACCCtccggtaaaaaaaaaaatggatgtCACTTTCAAGATTGCGAAAAATACATTACAGCCACAAAATTTATACCAGCCAACAAGAAGAAAATTCATCATCGAATTTCTAGATCAGAAAATTTTCTGGGATGTACCTGGAAAAGAAAAGTCCGAGGCAGGCGAAAATTCCCGGTTTACTCAGCAGAGTTGAATGATTTTGGGAGCAACCATGGAATCTTTTATTCAACGAGGAGAAAATTGAAGATTAAAAATAATCGGAAGGGGAATAGGGTCGCTAGCGATACGCGGTTTGAGGTTGTCAGTTCCCCATTACTCATCAATCATCGTCATCATGACTCATAGAACATCCACAATAACAAGATTATTTCTTTTAAACAATCAAATATTCCGGTCCATCCAAATTAaacaatcaaatatttatgaatctcatttttattttaataatatctattttcatttaaataaaatgatttatatttttctaataaatttatctcaactttaattaatttaatctaaattttaatattatatttttattcaattataaaattagaaattttatGATTTGTAAAAACTATTTCGTAAGGACCATTTCATAACCACTAGTTTTGAACAActaatttgtaaaaaaaaaaatacgaaCGACACAAAATTAATTTACCACAAAATAACGATTATAACATTAATAATCGAAAATTACAGACAATGAAGATACTAAAACACATGACATGAAAATAGAAATTACATACCACACATATACTAAAACATAGCATAAAAAcagaagagtaggtctcttctaatacggtctcacgaatctttatctgtgagacaggtcatcccaactgatattcacaataaaaaataatactcttagcgtaaaaagtaatatttttttatggatgacccaaataaaagatccgtctcacaaaatacgactcgtaagaccgtttcacacaagttttttgtcaaaacaaaaaTTACAACATGTTCAATCTTTTTTTTCAGTTGCTCACATATCGTACGATGGTTTTGAAGTTGTTCATCTATCATGTATCATGTGTTCATTACGAGGAGTTTTATGTGCTTGAATGAGTTAATTCACTTTCTAATTGTTATTGTATTCTTCCAAATTTGTTACTAATTGTTGCATAGCCTCACCAATTTGGATCACTCTTTCTTTTCCTTTCCTCTTTGCGTCCTTCTGTACCATCGGACGAGATCAAGCTTCGTTATACTCCACAACTGTGACATCTTCTCCTATGTTGTAAATATACTTTTACTTGGTTTCATATTTGAAATAGAGTTTGACGAAGTAATGTATCAATGGTAGAATAAACCAGGATAAAgaaaaattgttttaaaattttcttttgttCTATAAAAATCACGGCGGAGTTTTCatgtattttgatatattcaatAGCACAACCAGCAATTTAAATTATAATGCAACCTAATacccaattttttaaaaaaaatatatttcaatcATATTACGTGTAAAATGTCATCCATTGATCCGGGTCATATGAAATCGCTATCTTCACATCTTTAAACATATAGAATGTAGTAgcctgaattccaaattgggtaattaacggattaatggtgattaagaaggtttaatgtgtaattttgaccatggtcatgatcggacggaccgaagatggttcggtagcaccgaagagttcggacgatccgaagtgggttcggtggatccgatcatgaggtgtcaagagttgatcgacacgtcagtttgcatgcaagttcggatgatccgaagtgtaggttcggtggatccgatcatgaggtgtcaagagccgatggacacgtaggagttcggacgttccgaagtgtgttcggtggatccgaacatagcctataaatagtgctcggaattcctcattttggattgcaaattcttgaagttgtgtctcctagttgagaggtttggaaggtttctagggttagttgttggtcgagcgatagccaagagctgccaggattggtagcgtagcgacgcctgagttacgaggcaatcgacatcaaagggctgtcgacggacgaaggtaaaccttaaacctttggtagtactggttttgctagtctagcatggtagtattgttcattgggtatgcttttgatgcgtaggcttgttctagacctgattagcggtgttgcgtaaggctaggcttgctgtgatagaggtacgaaagtactatccgagatatcctggtcgagtatacattcttatatgtgttgcatgattatatggtgCATTggtatatgtcatatgatgcatgctattatgtcacgtttattactgcatgttgcatttcatgttgagccgtatctcctccgagatagcctttactgttgagctgtatctctttcgagataagctatatcttgtggggccgctcagccctatcttgtggacgcatggacaccgagagtacacagtggccgacgggtcgggagggcttcggtgatccgggacattttaggtccacgtctgatcttgtagtggatgcagtgacccagaggagtaccgcgcggcactatccacttggcgcctctagactgagcattttgagatcctttgtgactcctatttcttgactaccctggtatcatatcatagcatgtgcatttcatataggtttgtatactcatgcttttgtactgggcgttcttatcgctcacgtcctcggttttgtttatcttggacaccccattcccacgggacaggcctcaggttggacagctcaggaggaggaggaggaggacgttgagtagctggttggtttagttcttcggtatctttttgtttcgatatggttgtaccgtatatttcagtttagttgagttgttctggattttcgattgggttgtataactatcgtttggtgtcatttttccgctgttatctctgattattattaattaagttaagtgcatgcttagttcttcattagtaggtgattctggaacgggtcactacatttatggtatcagagcatgcttacgattttgggatatagattctgttttgggattttcgttgaccattttaccattttccccattctatcttgtagcgatggctgaccactttggtgatgagagtagtcagggaagtgtaggtcgttggggtgaccaggacgatcgtaggcgtcatcgtgaacatcgtcatcatcgggatggtcctaggcgttttgatttgcaccgtttcattcagatggggcctaagcctttagtcggcggtgagactcccgatgatgctgaggattggttagagcgcatggagagttgtttccgtgcattccagtgcaccgaggagcagcagatggagacccttagttttcttctcgagggccgtgcgcgcaagtggtggcgatcgacttctgcgccgatagtccagtcccagggtagggtgacttgggccgatttccgt
It encodes:
- the LOC140841284 gene encoding E3 ubiquitin-protein ligase SIRP1-like, whose product is MDEVEDSRYWCHMCSQVVNPVREIETVKCPFCRSGFVEEMASATAPGNDSPPDFGLGGSDPDDALSLWAPILLGMMGNPRRPRSRRLEFEDNDDLDGYVNRHRRNNGEMELDQLESVIRRRRRNSATILHLLQGVRAGMIADARNLEIDPQNRDMDHVQDGERVVLINPFNQTIVFRGSFDPNNDSQNHATIGSLGDYFVGPGLDLLLQHLADNNPNQYGTPPARKEAVEALVAVKNDEIIQCSVCLEDCEIGADVKEMPCRHRFHKGCILPWLELHSSCPICRYQLPCDEPKIESDMSRNNSYDSNESRNNDNPRDGVGGDDRNDNWRRFSVPLPWPFNSLFSSSSTSQSASGNSSFTSSTSSSAPTRPSSSPPDSRE